From Diadema setosum chromosome 5, eeDiaSeto1, whole genome shotgun sequence, the proteins below share one genomic window:
- the LOC140229274 gene encoding uncharacterized protein isoform X2 produces the protein MGACNECLFGSREDYPEEDPEVRRRQQAEAAERRLQQQESRGLKDPEGVKRKQQQKEEAERKAAKMDDAGGGGLRWQVSS, from the exons ATGGGTGCTTGTAACGAGTGCTTGTTTGGATCAAGGGAAGATTATCCAGAAGAGGATCCT GAGGTGAGGAGAAGACAACAGGCAGAAGCAGCAGAAAGACGTTTGCAGCAG CAAGAGAGTCGAGGACTGAAGGATCCAGAGGGAGTAAAGAGAAAGCAGCAGCAGAAGGAAGAGGCGGAACGGAAAGCGGCTAAAATGGATGACGCAGGAGGGGGTGGGCTCAGG tGGCAAGTTAGCTCTTAG
- the LOC140229274 gene encoding uncharacterized protein isoform X1, which translates to MGACNECLFGSREDYPEEDPEVRRRQQAEAAERRLQQQESRGLKDPEGVKRKQQQKEEAERKAAKMDDAGGGGLRVRFACFVHLFVVVLSLFLFNS; encoded by the exons ATGGGTGCTTGTAACGAGTGCTTGTTTGGATCAAGGGAAGATTATCCAGAAGAGGATCCT GAGGTGAGGAGAAGACAACAGGCAGAAGCAGCAGAAAGACGTTTGCAGCAG CAAGAGAGTCGAGGACTGAAGGATCCAGAGGGAGTAAAGAGAAAGCAGCAGCAGAAGGAAGAGGCGGAACGGAAAGCGGCTAAAATGGATGACGCAGGAGGGGGTGGGCTCAGGGTAAGATTTGCTtgctttgttcatttgtttgtcgttgttctctctctctttctgtttaaTTCATGA